A region of Haliotis asinina isolate JCU_RB_2024 chromosome 7, JCU_Hal_asi_v2, whole genome shotgun sequence DNA encodes the following proteins:
- the LOC137291085 gene encoding beta-1,3-galactosyltransferase 1-like: protein MASNPQILQVFLLVSVVTTLLVVIATLYKHQKTRVIGRRNSVHNSAHLLPEVAHSSQKLMPSVNPPDYNSAHKENLSTGNVRLVNLSFTLHSSASPLPNHWRNKTESLPSKSSSISVVYASNTNDYSGVRPDSCTDCFRHDFDYLIQNSDICHDSKGQINLLMLIFTSHVNRRNRDAIRSTWASISRNNTGTVRYVFLLGKVEDYSLMKSVEEESLQNEDLLMEDFFDSYANLTYKTIMGYKWASIHCSQARFVLKTDDDMWINVPNLISVVNYNAKMLQNTVIGACFLNAGVNRNSSSKWYASFKSYPRAQYPGYCSGTGYVTSMAVVTKVYHVSKNVPFFHLEDVYIAFCVFKLGSRLKYRNGFYLAVRTRPPCFFKSNRVVTVHGFALTDIQKVWATKCP from the coding sequence ATGGCGTCCAACCCACAGATATTACAAGTCTTTCTGTTGGTGTCTGTGGTAACAACATTGCTTGTGGTGATCGCCACTCTATACAAACATCAAAAGACACGAGTGATTGGACGAAGGAACTCTGTACACAACAGTGCACACCTGCTTCCTGAGGTTGCACACTCGTCTCAGAAATTAATGCCTTCGGTTAATCCACCCGATTACAACTCAGCGCACAAGGAAAACCTGTCAACCGGCAACGTCCGACTTGTAAATCTGAGCTTTACACTTCATTCTAGTGCTTCTCCCTTACCGAACCACTGGCGAAACAAAACAGAATCACTTCCCTCCAAATCAAGTTCTATTTCTGTTGTTTATGCCTCAAATACAAATGACTATTCTGGCGTGCGTCCAGACAGTTGCACGGACTGTTTCAGACATGATTTCGACTATCTCATACAGAACTCGGACATATGTCATGATTCCAAGGGGCAGATAAACCTGCTCATGCTCATCTTCACCAGTCACGTCAACAGGCGTAATAGAGATGCCATCCGCTCAACGTGGGCGTCCATCTCCAGAAACAATACTGGAACTGTGAGATATGTCTTTCTGTTGGGAAAAGTTGAAGACTACTCTTTGATGAAGAGTGTCGAGGAAGAATCACTACAGAATGAGGATTTACTGATGGAGGATTTCTTTGACTCTTATGCAAATTTGACCTACAAAACTATTATGGGATATAAGTGGGCGAGCATTCATTGCTCACAAGCAAGATTTGTTCTCAAGACAGATGATGATATGTGGATCAACGTTCCAAACTTAATCAGTGTTGTAAATTATAATGCAAAAATGCTGCAGAATACCGTAATTGGTGCGTGTTTTCTGAATGCTGGGGTTAACAGAAACTCCTCGTCAAAGTGGTACGCGTCCTTCAAGAGCTATCCTCGTGCACAATACCCTGGATACTGTTCTGGAACTGGCTATGTCACCAGCATGGCGGTTGTGACAAAAGTTTATCACGTATCGAAAAACGTTCCGTTCTTTCACCTGGAGGATGTTTATATAGCTTTCTGTGTGTTTAAACTGGGCTCTAGGCTCAAATATCGCAATGGATTTTACTTGGCTGTTAGAACAAGGCCACCTTGCTTCTTTAAATCCAACAGAGTGGTGACAGTCCATGGCTTTGCCCTTACTGATATCCAGAAGGTGTGGGCGACGAAATGCCCATAG
- the LOC137291458 gene encoding uncharacterized protein isoform X1, giving the protein MDTFVSQPNVNHWQKVLSIYGEVFAAKAGRMKKDKGKELQDLDQWYQTVLPTSIADRDDKHITHDELVKLMKWKLLRGKFRPRLQQLVSSNTPDDVIGTSREAFQVLPDVSSAIKTLSQLKGVGPATASAILAAGSPEYSPFMADESMLALQTSPLTYTHNAYLDFLEQVQAICKQLKGQDKEFCWTPKKVELALWTYHVGKVLTPDTIEKCFVSKPLKRENNNNEEHKPKKKKK; this is encoded by the exons ATGGACACTTTTGTGTCTCAACCCAATGTCAACCACTGGCAAAAAGTATTATCCATATATGGTGAGGTTTTCGCAGCTAAAGCTGGTCGAATGAAGAAAGACAAGGGCAAAGAGTTGCAGGACTTGGATCAATG GTACCAGACTGTTCTCCCAACTTCTATAGCTGACAGAGAtgacaaacacatcacacatgatGAACTGGTGAAGCTGATGAAGTGGAAGTTATTG AGAGGTAAGTTCCGACCACGCCTTCAGCAGCTGGTGTCCTCCAATACACCTGATGATGTGATCGGCACCAGTAGGGAAGCATTTCAAGTGTTACCAGATGTGTCTAGTGCTATCAAGACCTTGTCCCAGCTGAAGGGGGTGGGCCCAGCTACAGCTTCAG CCATACTGGCTGCAGGGAGCCCCGAGTACAGCCCCTTCATGGCCGATGAGAGTATGCTGGCCCTTCAGACATCACCCCTGACGTACACACACAATGCTTACCTTGACTTCTTGGAGCAAGTACAGGCAATCTGCAAACAGCTGAAGGGACAAG ATAAGGAGTTTTGCTGGACCCCAAAGAAAGTCGAGTTGGCACTGTGGACCTACCATGTAGGGAAAGTGCTCACACCTGATACAATAGAGAAATGTTTTGTGTCAAAACCTCTGAAGAGGGAGAACAACAATAACGAAGAACACAAACCtaaaaagaaaaa
- the LOC137291458 gene encoding uncharacterized protein isoform X2 produces MDHLWLVLWYQTVLPTSIADRDDKHITHDELVKLMKWKLLRGKFRPRLQQLVSSNTPDDVIGTSREAFQVLPDVSSAIKTLSQLKGVGPATASAILAAGSPEYSPFMADESMLALQTSPLTYTHNAYLDFLEQVQAICKQLKGQDKEFCWTPKKVELALWTYHVGKVLTPDTIEKCFVSKPLKRENNNNEEHKPKKKKK; encoded by the exons AT GGATCATCTTTGGCTTGTTTTGTG GTACCAGACTGTTCTCCCAACTTCTATAGCTGACAGAGAtgacaaacacatcacacatgatGAACTGGTGAAGCTGATGAAGTGGAAGTTATTG AGAGGTAAGTTCCGACCACGCCTTCAGCAGCTGGTGTCCTCCAATACACCTGATGATGTGATCGGCACCAGTAGGGAAGCATTTCAAGTGTTACCAGATGTGTCTAGTGCTATCAAGACCTTGTCCCAGCTGAAGGGGGTGGGCCCAGCTACAGCTTCAG CCATACTGGCTGCAGGGAGCCCCGAGTACAGCCCCTTCATGGCCGATGAGAGTATGCTGGCCCTTCAGACATCACCCCTGACGTACACACACAATGCTTACCTTGACTTCTTGGAGCAAGTACAGGCAATCTGCAAACAGCTGAAGGGACAAG ATAAGGAGTTTTGCTGGACCCCAAAGAAAGTCGAGTTGGCACTGTGGACCTACCATGTAGGGAAAGTGCTCACACCTGATACAATAGAGAAATGTTTTGTGTCAAAACCTCTGAAGAGGGAGAACAACAATAACGAAGAACACAAACCtaaaaagaaaaa
- the LOC137291082 gene encoding scavenger receptor class F member 1-like, which translates to MHGDTPSDFTINKWGGFGGVKERVYPTHNVVEPTALVATTACVRSVCTECVYGWYGTECTEECQGCWYGKCVKEDGRCVQCQPGYHSNDCNVPCPRGCHVSSDGNRYCDRHTGRCLEGCAPGRWGHQCQKQCSGKCEKSGCLQDVGTCLLGCIDGWFGQLCDEPCPENCLDNRCNFFRGHCDFCKPGFIGEKCDLSCTNCADNACTYNKLLSSIRCTKGCVRGWTGVDCLTRCSSACAGETCNTDGSCQECRNGYHGYKCTEKCTDDCLTCEKNSGLCNKRKETHVILQTHVKQDVTSHGCVTMASPHWVWMVLTIYCLLQ; encoded by the exons ATGCACGGTGATACACCATCAGACTTCACAATTAATAAATGGGGCGGTTTTGGGGGAGTGAAAGAGAGG GTTTATCCCACTCACAACGTTGTGGAGCCAACTGCATTAGTTGCGACTACGGCGTGTGTACGGAGTGTGTGTACGGAGTGTGTGTACGGGTGGTACGGCACTGAATGTACAGAGGAATGTCAAGGGTGCTGGTACGGCAAATGTGTTAAAGAAGATGGACGATGTGTCCAGTGCCAACCCGGATATCACTCAAATGATTGTAATGTGCCATGTCCACGTGGATGCCATGTAAGTTCCGATGGCAACAGGTACTGTGACCGACACACAGGGAGGTGTCTGGAGGGGTGTGCTCCTGGTCGGTGGGGGCATCAGTGTCAGAAACAATGCAGCGGCAAGTGTGAGAAGTCTGGATGCCTACAGGATGTAGGAACATGTCTTCTTGGCTGCATCGATGGATGGTTCGGCCAGTTGTGTGATGAACCATGTCCAGAAAACTGTCTTGACAATAGGTGTAACTTTTTCCGGGGACACTGTGATTTTTGCAAGCCTGGGTTCATTGGAGAAAAGTGTGACCTTTCTTGTACAAACTGTGCTGACAATGCATGTACTTACAATAAATTGTTATCATCCATCCGATGTACCAAAGGATGCGTTAGAGGATGGACTGGAGTGGACTGCTTGACGAGATGCAGCAGCGCATGCGCAGGCGAGACATGCAACACAGATGGCAGCTGCCAGGAATGTAGgaatggttaccatggttacaagtGCACTGAGAAATGCACAGAtgattgtttgacatgtgaaaaGAATTCGGGATTATGCAACAAAAGGAAGGAGACACATGTCATTCTTCAGACACATGTCAAACAAGATGTAACATCACACG GATGTGTGACGATGGCCTCACCTCACTGGGTATGGATGGTACTGACTATATACTGCCTGTTGCAATAG